The window ttactgaatataataaaaagtaagaCGTGgagtgaaaagaaaatatgtgatACACATTCACACGATGAAAGTAGTATATGCAAAATGTTACTAAAACAGTGACAAACGcaggaaaaaatattaataaagaCTATacgtactactatatttttctaaaataaataaatataaaaaaagtatacCAAACTTTTAACATGTATTTTCTTCGCATTTTCAATCCTCCTCATCATCCAAGCTCGATCATTTTGGTCTATAGTAGATAAGCTTAATTCGTTAGATAAAATCTCTATATTAAGATTCTTCTAATACATAAACAAGATACTCCTATTTGTGTAGTGTTCAAAACACCAATGTAAGAATGGGTAAAATATGTGAATAGCAAAATCCTAATTTGATGAAAACTACtgtactattatatttttgtgtaatGATGATGCATTTTCACTAATAAGGATAGATTTAGagttatattttatggaaaaagGTAGTAAGAAAAGACAAGTAGTAGGTGAGCTTTGAAGGACCACACAACTGGCCTTTCAATCATTAATTAAGATccaaaaataagataatttagTAGTGATTAGTTTGTCTATGTGATTGGTTGTAGTAAGAGTATAGCTTTATTACAGATGAGTCCCCACATGTTACACGTGCATCTCATCGCGTTGGGTGCGATTCCTAATTAACATTacataattattgattaacAGCTCTAATCCTCTGCCTTATCCGTTGTAGCATTGGGTgcataaaattatgtaaagGCATCGCTTTTTTTGTCATATATTAATCGACCAGATATTCAAAATATCTAATTCGACGAGGTATAGTACATCGTAAAACAATGTATACTCgctttttactttataataataatagtactcccttcgtttccTCATATACAGTCatagttgagacaaaactttttaGCACGgagtttaataaataaatatttagtgtATTAAGTAAATagtaatagataaaaaaataagagagagaataaagtagaaagtgacaaaaaatagaatagagagaaacaaagtaagagagagtaaagtaagagtgagaaaaagtgttACCATATATTGAAATGACCTAACTATGAGGGAactatccaaaataaaaaaatgactcaactattaaagaacggagggagtaatactttGTATGAAAATAGTCTTGTTTTTTCGTTTAACACcgtccatcaaaattagttctatatagttttaataaCTTTTTCATTTGGTAATAGAAtaagttttattttccactaataatatttcaattttttctctctctcagtctctcacttattttatcaaatccTACCTCCGTCCtctaaaatttgtcccactttgactcgacacgggttttaagatatgtaatggaaagtgagttgaaaaagttagtggattgtgggtcctacttttatatattagttttataataaaatgtgagtatgaattagttagtggaatatgaggttcattaccaaaaatggttaaaaagtgaatgaaacaaattttgggtgacggacggaaatggaaaaatgagataaattttcagggaAGGAggtatactttttaaaatcttgGCACTCAAAAATTGATAGCTGGTAGTATTATTTACCATATAAATCTATTATCAGTCATATTACAAAGTACATAAAGCGATTAAACTATAAAAGTGCATATATAAACTCCAAAATTGAACACACAATTACACACAtaaatgcattttattttacccaTAAAAAGTGAATACATAAATTCCTAAAGATATAATACAGCTTATATTTATCTGATCTTACTGGTAGAAATTCCATCGGAGAAAACAgagtatattcattttttaaatgaatttgatcaaaaaaaGATTGGGAAAGACTGGTAGCGAAGTAAAACTTAATAAGACCTTATTTAATCCATTTCTCTATTGTAAGTCAGCAATTCTTAATACAGTACTACAATGTTAATAGTCATGCCTCATGATGTatgagtaaaattatttagatttaaatcatttaatttatttcaatcttCAAGTCAACCACTCTTAAATTATCATGTTATAAGTCACTGCTCACGCATGGGTATAGTCACTGAAGTTTAATACATTTTCATTAGTCAAAATATCTTTTGATAATTGATAATCATCATACAGCATTGACAAACTAtagaaaaaactaaataaataaagtagtagtagtaagattttttccccttttttcttgaaatgaCACGTATATTGATGTCTGAATCAGACAAACATCATGTGAATTTGGCATTCCatgaaaataatacaaattaaaGCATGTCCATATTTCTAACATCTGCAGAGGTAAAAGTTTACACCACAATCTCAAAGACGATGCAGCAGAAAACAAAGATGGCACCATACCTCACGAGCAGCAACCTCCTTTCTTCACATCCGATACGTCCTTGCTCACGTCGATTTTCTCTCCCTTGGTCGGGACAGTCTGCATGTTCCCGTCGTCACCTGCCTCCATGCTCTTCTTGCTCACGATGCGGTATATTTGCGTGAGAACCTCCGTGAATGCATTTTCGACATTGGTAGCATCTAGGGCCGAAGTTTCCATGAAGTAGAGCGACTCGGTTTCAGCAAATGAGGTCCCATCGTCTGTTGAGACTGCCACCAGATGCCGGAGGTCGCATTTGTTGCCAATAAGCATGACGACTACGTTGGGATCAGTGTGATCCCTCAACTCCCTTAACCACCTTTCGGCGCTTTCAAATGTGGAGTGCCTAGTGACATCATATACAAGCAAAGCACCAACAGCACCGCGATAGTATGCACTTGTAATGGCACGGTACCTGGAGAAAGGACGATGTTCAGAGTGGGTAAAAGGCAACAAGTGACAGAATAACTGAAACCATATCTTGTGTTCATCTATACGTTTGTTAGTTCCTGTAAACAGGAAAGCTATTTAATTCCATAAGTCCAATGTTTCCGCGGGTCACAATCAACCTTGACTCGTGTTCTTTTTGCTAGTTTAGTCTCTAAACTTGGATCTAACCTCAAGCCAGGATATGAAACCCTCAAGGATAACAGCTACATTTGATCTTACGATTTTGGACCCCGCAACGGTCTGACATGACAAGACAAGGTTTGTAACCATCAAGCCCATAAGGCATTGGAACTGTGTTGACTCATAACAAAAAGCTGATTGTAACTCATATCTCcatctattaattaattttttggctGAAACTTAACACCAgccaaaagaataaaaaatgtgcCTCAAGATATCATTTTCCTATCATTTCAGTAACAATTACTCCACTCAAGACATGCAAAAAGAAGCCTGACTGACGGTTATAAGAAAATTCGTTGAAATAAAATgctgaaaaattgaaaataataaaatgagaaaagaggGAAGCAAAAAGTGTAAATCTTTAGAAAAGCAAATTTTCTCTACACTCAAGACATGCAAAAAGTACCTAAAGTGGGCATTGCTTAGAATTAGGCAAGATTATGCCAAACTAGATTTCAACAACTCCTAGTTACCTTGAATAgatatcttttcttttttggcaaAAGAAGCCTATTTTTACTTTGATAATTATCAAAGACTTTTACACTTCATACATATCTTTAACCTTAGGCATATTATACAGTCAGCAATTTCATCCAtgattattgatatttttgataaaatgccATATACACTACTACAACTTTGCAAGAAGGCATAAATTAATGAGACGAAGAAGCTGGGAAAATGGTTACAACTAGGTTCTAGGATTCTGAAGGCCTTGCAAGTAAGAAAATCATCAAGCAGATTTTGCACAAAACTTGCAGATTCATTTGCACTCCTTTGAGCATAAAACCAAATACGGAACTCCAAGCAAATATTTTTGCAGATATTCCATAGGATCACTTGCTTTTCGAATGACTCATGATCATCCATCACAGCTAGACGATTCTCATTTCCCACCATGAGCAGGAAAAGTTAAAGGCATAATTCAGTATATGACTGAATGCACACAGAAAACTAAGACTTGTACAATTTCGTATATTCCTATGAAGTTAGATAAATTATGCCAAGAATCTACCTtccaaaaatcaaacattatCTCCAATTATTAGCCCTAGATCACTTTACCCCTTTCAGCTGTTACTCAAACATCACCACAGCATCACACAGCCAATAGATCCATCCAAACAAACCCTCATCCCCCTAGATAACTTAAAAATCTACAAGCACAACTTCCATAAACAgcaaaattcacaaaatccATTGCTACTTAGCAATTCTGGAACAATATCACTAGATTCAGCAATTCTCTAACAATACAACTGAAAAAACAAATGCAGGAGCAGCAGATCAGGTGAGTAGCAAACAATTAACATAAATCCGCACCTCTCTTGGCCCGCAGTGTCCCAAATCTGAGCCTTGATCACTTTCCCGTCGACGTTCAAACTTCTGGTGGCGAACTCGACGCCGATAGTTGATTTGGACTCGAGGCTGAACTCGTTCCGAGTAAACCTAGAAAGCAAGTTGGATTTCCCGACGCCGGAATCGCCTATCAAAACAACCTTGAATAAGTAGTCGTAGTCGTCTTCTGCTCGGTAACCCGACATTGCTGCAACGGATTCGGATGGTAGCAGGGTCGGGTCCGCGGATCCAGTTCACTGAAGACGAAGCCTCTGCTGAGAAAGGTAAAGTAGTTGAAAATTGGGTGGGATTTTGGAGAGATTGAGGGAGATGACTACAGTGATAGGATTTGCTTTTTCAGCtcatttccttctttttcactcctctatttttctttttttattgcatacaaataattccataattttagATGTCGATATGGCCGTTGAAATAGCAATACACACTTTATTGGAGTAATTACAATTCTCGTACAAAATATTTCCCCAATATTTCAATtgagtacaaaatatttttagttaacaaatatcatacaaaaaattaGTGTTACGAATTAGTACATTCCATCTAAAAGTCACTAACactattactttttcttatttttctccaaaattatgccctaaaaaatatgatattatttctctaaatAATACCTTATACATTGCCATATGGGCATTTTATTAAACAATGAATTCACATTTAACTTTCGGCTAATATATGTAGCTAATTTTAGATTCTAAAggattaaaaataagaaaaagtaacgATATTAGTGATTTTTAGACGGAATGTACTAATTTGCAACAttaatcaaactttttgtatgatatttgttaacttaaaatattttgtactcaATTGAAACATTAGTACAACATTTCGTATGTAAAGTGTAATTATTACCCTcactttatttagtttatttttatttaaactaaaattacGCATCTATCATCTATCAATATATCTAAACATAGTACTATTATGTTATACATTtgatttatgaatatataaaattagagtTGTTGGCAAATACTACATTTTGCAGCCCATATTAATAAATGTGGTTGGAACATATGCTTAATTATTTGATACATATTGTATATTGTCCAAGATAAACTTTTATCAGATAAATTATCGCAATTTGAGCAAAACCAAGAAACATCGTCAATTGAGTAATCACTTTTTCAATTCTGAGCATATCAAAAACCGGTGTATATTTACACGGgaattcattggaaaataaagttTGATTCATTGgagtacaaattaaaatgtgttttacaaatttaaaatgaaaaattaaatttaagtaaaaCAGTTTTTAACTTGTCTTAATTGAGGGTATTTTTTTCCGTATATATCTGAATCAAACTTTTTAGAAATTAAGGATTAAACTGAAAATTTCCAGAACCTGAGGGATTTGAACCAAATTATCAAATGTGAAAGGACCTTGtgcaatttatttgaattttgagagGTTTTCCTATTCACAGACGCCACTTTTTCTTCCAAGGAGCTCGGCCCACCGTTCACGTCGCCGCCTCTGCCGTCTGGTCGCGCACCTTGATTCCACGATTAGTTGATGTATTATTGGAAATATTGCCTAAATTGATTCTCATTCTCATTGCTGCCCTTTTTGGTTGCTAATTTTGTAGGTTTACTCGCAGATAGTGTAAAAGGCTTCAATGGCAACAAAAAGAGGAAGACCGCGAAAGAAACCGCGTGGAGAGGAACAGAATCGCAATGATAAAATCGCCTCGCTGAAAGAGAAAGACGAGGCATTTGACAACTACGAAGGTATACTCTTCACCTCCGCAATATTGCTAAATACATAGAAATAGTGAAGAGTAGAAAGGGAAATCAGCATTTTTATCGAATTTTTATTGCTAAATATGTGAAATAGTATGAAGAATGGAGAGGGAAATAAGCATTTCTGTCGAATTTAGGCGCACCAGTTACCACAATTGGATGCTGACTGCTCAACTTTTGATTGACTCTGCAATTGCACATTCAGATTATTAGGT is drawn from Salvia hispanica cultivar TCC Black 2014 chromosome 6, UniMelb_Shisp_WGS_1.0, whole genome shotgun sequence and contains these coding sequences:
- the LOC125195681 gene encoding ras-related protein RIC2, which produces MSGYRAEDDYDYLFKVVLIGDSGVGKSNLLSRFTRNEFSLESKSTIGVEFATRSLNVDGKVIKAQIWDTAGQERYRAITSAYYRGAVGALLVYDVTRHSTFESAERWLRELRDHTDPNVVVMLIGNKCDLRHLVAVSTDDGTSFAETESLYFMETSALDATNVENAFTEVLTQIYRIVSKKSMEAGDDGNMQTVPTKGEKIDVSKDVSDVKKGGCCS